The following proteins come from a genomic window of Saccharicrinis carchari:
- a CDS encoding glycosyltransferase family 4 protein, with product MAAANKKTKICLVIHSLQAGGMERVMSELASYFSSKANVETHLILYGLNREIFYKIPDNVIVHKPKFSFNNKKRLVSTLKTIVYLRKTILRIAPDSVLSFGEYWNNFVLLSMLGTKYPVYVSDRSQPDKSLGKLQDYLRRKLYPTAKGVVLQTEKGKTIFLKSIKHPNIAVIGNPIRELGRVEPKPKKEKIVIMVGRLIRSKNQDKLIEVFAGINAPDWKLMLVGYDHLKQKNMDRLKMLAKDLGVENSVVFTGKHDKVEELYRQSAIFAFTSSSEGFPNVIGEAMSAGLPVVAFDCVAGPSEMINDGQNGFLVPLFDTTQFKDKLSLLMNDSNLREKLGANARQSIQRFSKDSICEEFYRFITN from the coding sequence ATGGCAGCAGCAAACAAAAAAACCAAAATATGCCTTGTTATACATTCTCTGCAAGCTGGAGGAATGGAACGGGTGATGTCGGAGCTGGCATCGTATTTTTCCTCTAAAGCCAATGTGGAAACCCATCTGATACTATACGGTTTAAACCGAGAGATATTTTATAAGATTCCGGACAATGTAATCGTACATAAACCAAAATTTAGCTTTAACAATAAAAAGCGTTTGGTTTCTACACTAAAAACAATAGTATATCTGCGTAAAACGATATTACGAATCGCTCCTGATTCGGTGCTAAGCTTTGGGGAGTATTGGAATAATTTTGTATTACTTTCCATGTTGGGCACTAAATATCCGGTCTATGTCTCCGATAGAAGTCAGCCTGACAAAAGCTTGGGTAAGCTGCAAGATTACCTGCGAAGAAAGCTTTACCCAACCGCCAAAGGAGTGGTATTGCAGACCGAAAAAGGCAAAACTATTTTTTTAAAAAGCATTAAGCACCCTAATATTGCGGTAATCGGGAACCCTATTCGAGAATTAGGCCGGGTGGAACCCAAGCCTAAAAAGGAAAAAATAGTTATTATGGTGGGTCGGCTAATCCGAAGTAAAAATCAGGATAAGTTGATTGAAGTATTTGCCGGGATCAATGCACCGGATTGGAAACTGATGTTAGTGGGATACGACCATTTGAAACAGAAGAACATGGATAGACTTAAAATGCTGGCGAAAGATTTAGGCGTGGAAAACAGCGTAGTTTTTACGGGAAAGCACGATAAGGTAGAAGAGTTGTATAGGCAAAGTGCTATTTTTGCTTTTACTTCCAGCTCAGAGGGTTTTCCCAATGTGATTGGTGAGGCTATGTCGGCAGGACTTCCGGTGGTAGCTTTCGATTGTGTGGCAGGCCCTTCGGAAATGATTAACGATGGACAAAACGGGTTTTTGGTTCCACTCTTTGATACAACGCAATTTAAGGATAAGCTTTCCTTGTTAATGAACGACAGCAATTTACGCGAAAAGTTAGGAGCTAATGCTCGCCAAAGTATTCAACGATTTTCAAAGGATTCTATATGTGAAGAATTTTATCGGTTTATCACGAACTAA
- a CDS encoding NAD-dependent epimerase/dehydratase family protein, whose protein sequence is MNILIIGSKGFIGRNLVRYYQQNNYNVFKADVVVDYTDADRYFLIDASNSDYNTVFHYQKYDLCINCSGAASVPDSLRNPMRDYYLNTVNVFKILTAINQFQPECKFINLGSAAVYGNPQSLPVAERAQRAPLSPYGFHKLQAEQICEEFYKFFNLKTCSLRIFSVYGNGLQKQLFWDLNQKALSGNPIELFGTGNESRDFIHVYDLARAIELVALSSEFKADIINIGNGQEVKIKDAVATFFGFFEEEINYVFSGTTRKGDPLNWKADISKLKSFGYAPTVNMKEGLRQYYDWLQE, encoded by the coding sequence ATGAACATACTAATCATAGGTTCCAAAGGATTTATTGGCCGCAATTTGGTGCGGTATTATCAACAGAACAATTACAATGTTTTTAAAGCCGATGTAGTGGTGGATTATACCGATGCCGACCGTTACTTTTTAATTGATGCCTCCAACTCCGATTACAATACGGTTTTTCATTACCAAAAATACGACTTGTGCATCAATTGTTCCGGTGCAGCCAGTGTACCCGATTCCCTAAGAAATCCGATGAGGGATTACTATTTAAATACGGTAAACGTATTTAAAATACTTACCGCCATCAACCAGTTTCAGCCGGAATGTAAGTTCATTAACCTGGGCAGTGCAGCCGTTTATGGTAATCCACAAAGCCTGCCCGTGGCCGAGCGTGCGCAGCGAGCCCCGCTTTCGCCTTACGGGTTTCATAAGTTGCAGGCAGAGCAGATATGCGAGGAGTTTTATAAGTTTTTTAATCTAAAAACCTGCTCCTTACGAATTTTCTCTGTGTACGGAAACGGGCTGCAAAAACAACTGTTTTGGGATTTGAATCAAAAGGCATTATCGGGCAATCCCATCGAATTGTTTGGAACGGGCAATGAATCAAGAGATTTTATCCATGTGTACGACTTGGCCAGAGCCATCGAATTGGTGGCTCTTTCGTCGGAATTTAAAGCAGATATTATTAATATTGGCAACGGACAGGAAGTGAAAATTAAGGATGCCGTGGCCACTTTCTTTGGTTTTTTTGAAGAGGAGATTAATTACGTATTTTCCGGTACTACCCGAAAGGGCGACCCCCTTAACTGGAAAGCCGACATAAGTAAACTAAAATCGTTTGGGTATGCACCTACAGTTAATATGAAAGAGGGTTTGAGGCAATATTATGACTGGTTGCAGGAATAA
- a CDS encoding glycosyltransferase family 4 protein has protein sequence MTFPNKDRLKIGLLFNFQPTWMGGITYILNLIKTFNYLSEEEKPDITLYYSEPLKKYIGNIDYPHITFVPYPEKKIAKGYLMSWLKRKNLFTDELIERDGLDAIYPVRDCPVKSRTKARVIAWYADLQHKIYPEFFTRSTLLHRTLRLNLMLRNATDMVVSSRAVKDDFDRFFKIRKQLGFHIYHFVSINDEFKSLDINELRKKYELPEKYFMVSNQFHKHKNHKVVLLALARLKEQGIHKHLAFTGRFPSATDSPYLAELHQIINHNNLHSQISLLGIIPRNDQMQLMNHCQAVVQPSLFEGWSTVIEDAKSLQVPVIASDLKVNMEQLEDKGEYFKPHDYKGLASMLANFPDRNKREQIYPPHTERVKGAARELLNIFKP, from the coding sequence ATGACTTTTCCCAACAAAGATAGACTAAAAATTGGCCTTCTGTTCAATTTTCAACCCACATGGATGGGCGGTATTACTTACATTCTTAACCTCATCAAAACTTTTAATTATTTAAGCGAGGAGGAAAAACCCGACATCACACTTTATTATAGTGAACCCTTAAAAAAGTACATCGGTAATATTGATTATCCGCATATTACATTTGTGCCGTATCCCGAAAAAAAGATTGCAAAGGGGTATCTTATGTCGTGGTTAAAGCGGAAAAACCTATTTACCGACGAATTAATAGAGCGCGATGGTTTGGATGCTATTTATCCGGTGAGGGATTGTCCGGTAAAATCCAGAACAAAGGCCAGGGTTATTGCCTGGTATGCCGACTTACAGCACAAAATTTATCCGGAGTTTTTTACGCGTTCAACCCTGTTGCATCGAACCTTAAGACTCAATCTTATGCTGCGCAATGCCACCGACATGGTGGTGTCGAGCCGGGCAGTAAAAGACGATTTCGACCGGTTTTTTAAAATCAGAAAGCAATTGGGGTTTCATATTTATCACTTTGTATCTATAAACGACGAATTTAAGAGTCTGGACATTAACGAACTAAGGAAGAAATATGAATTGCCTGAGAAATATTTTATGGTTTCGAATCAATTTCATAAGCATAAAAATCATAAGGTGGTGTTGCTGGCATTGGCACGATTAAAAGAGCAAGGCATACACAAGCATCTGGCTTTTACAGGCAGATTTCCGTCTGCTACCGACTCGCCCTACCTTGCCGAGCTGCATCAAATAATTAACCACAATAACCTGCACAGCCAAATAAGCCTGTTGGGTATCATTCCGCGCAATGATCAGATGCAATTGATGAATCATTGTCAAGCCGTGGTACAACCCAGTCTTTTTGAAGGATGGAGTACCGTAATCGAAGATGCAAAGTCCTTGCAGGTACCCGTGATAGCAAGTGATTTAAAGGTAAATATGGAGCAGTTGGAAGATAAAGGGGAATATTTTAAACCCCATGACTACAAAGGATTGGCGAGCATGCTGGCCAATTTTCCGGATCGTAATAAAAGGGAGCAAATTTACCCCCCTCATACCGAAAGAGTAAAAGGTGCAGCCAGGGAATTATTGAACATTTTTAAGCCATAA